The segment ACTCTCTATGACACAACAGCTAGGATCCCTCTTTTCTCAGCTTACAAATATACTGGGCTGTATAAAAAAAGACCACACATTCAGTGGATGATCGAACCGCAGGTAATGTTTCTCATTGTGGTTGGTAAAAGTTATAATTGAAACCCTTACTGTTATCAAAGTGATCAAATTATTAGCTTTAACTGAAattgtttaattttgtattttttctaACTTCCCTGATAGATAAAATGACTATACATCtctttttgtttgttcattatatcttctgtagcttgaACCTTTAGATGGCACAATGTCTGAACCAGCTGCTAATCAGGCTTCACAGAGAGACTACTTGAAACCGGACGAACTGGAAATTAGCCACTTATTTGGTGTCATTCAGGGTTTACAGAGAGACTACCAGAAAAAGGACGAACTGGAAATTGGCCACTTATTTCCTAACAGCCATGCACCTGATGAAACCACTGCTGAATCCACATTCACACTGACCAATACTGTGCCACAGTGGGGTACATTTAATAGAGGTAGCTGGAGAAGAATGGAGCAAAAAGTTAGAGACGACATGCTTGATTACTGCCGTGACCAAGACAACAATGCTAATATTTTGGCCTATGTGCTGACAGGAGCTGTGCCTGGTAACAAACTCTTGAATAAAAGAGTCAACATTCCCTCACACATGTGGACAGCATTCTGCTGCTATAATTTTAAAAGTAAAGAATGGGTATCCAAGGCTCACTGGGCTGATGAAAACACCCCAAACCCAATCCCTGAAAAAACACTGAAGGAGTTAGAGGACTTTCTGTCGGATAAATTTAAACCATCTGAACTGTTCAGCGAAAGATGTTACccttattttaaacatgaaaGTTTAGCGATTCCAGAGGATAATGAGCATGCATCGTGGTTCTTTTTATTTTGatgattaattaataataaataataattttggaCCTGTTTATGCAGCTAAATGATCTCTAAAATAATGCTTAGCTAAGCTTGGCCGATTGTGAAGGTGGCATGAAGAATAATGGTTACTCTGTTATTTCCTCGACCACTatgtaatgcaaaataaataaatgctttcaCAATAAATGCTTACAATCTCAGTGCAAAACATGTCTCTTGTAGTGTTATTTGTCTATTGAACATGACACAACCACATTAAGGTCACAACAGCataattttcttttaaacaaacatGTAACCTTTGTCTGGAAACTTATTCCACGTTATATTTTCTCTAAATTTGTTGTTGTACAAGCACAACTTTTGAGAACAACTGAGATATTCTGTATAAAAAACCAAtctcttttcttctttcttttctaTTCTTTTAGCATTGGTTTCAGGACAATAGTTTACTCATAAATCAATTGTTCAATGAAAATGGCCACTTTTTAATTCGAATTTCTTCATCATTTTAATATTCCCATTACTACTAAGGAATTTGCTACTGTTTTTGATGCCATGCCATCTGGAGTTATTAGACTATTTCAAAACATGCACTGTCCTTCTGTTTTACCTACTTTAGATCCTACTGTTTCAGTGGTGGGGAAACACTGCTTTTCAGCCACTTCTTCTAATAAATCAATGCAATTGTTATGAATGATTTTTTTGTCAATTCCAAATGTTAGTTCTTTGGAATGCTTTTGTTTTTGCCTGGAGGAAAGTTTGGCTACTAATAcgataaaattaatttaattttgaattaTCCATCAAATATAATACTTTCTTAAAGaaatacaaaacacacacacacacacacacacacacacacacatatatatatatatatatatatataaattgttatttttgtaaaTAGTACACAGAGACAATAGTGCATATATTTTGGCACTGCCACGGGAAAGACGTTTCCATATTTGTTACTAAGaatagtaatacatttttttttttactttgagaaaatgttttgtttgatgaTGATTGTATTTCACAAATACAATCTTGATACACTTTATTTGAAGTAGCTTATGTCTGTGtacttatttataattaaaacagTAACTGCCTATTACATCTACATAATTACAAACTGTTAGTACAAAAGCTACTATTACTCTGTATTTTGGACACTTTAAAATCAAGTGTTACCTGCCCAGTTGTGGAAaaacgtttttttgttttgttttttttgttctgaTCCCAACGTTAGGAAAGAGTGAAAGAACATTATTTTTGAATGAAGATCCAGATCCTTTGTTAGTTTCATTTATCCACAGATCCATTTACAAACAAAGCACAACTCAACGCTGGATTTTCAGAaggattaaaggagtagttctctttcagaacaaaaatctacagataatgtagtcaccccattgtcatccaagatgttcatgttttctttcttcagtcgtgaggaaattatgtttttttaagaaaaacattttatgatttctctccatataatggacttctatggtaaacttccaaaatgtactTTAACTGAGCTGGAAATGCAAATGCCAAGACTGTGTTCAGAAGAAGGCGTAGAGATCTCaatattgaaatgttttattGCTCATTGGTTGCTAAGCTCATGAGACTTAGGCGACTCAGGAAGGCGTTTTTGACAATGAAAACTAAGCTTTTTTGAAaatccaaagtggataaatttgaaaacgccgttttcgcgttgtagtgtggactatAAGTAGTGGTTGATCTTTCTAACCTCAGGAGACTTAGTTGTGATTCTCATGTATAGGAATCCAAAATGACAATGGGAGAGAAATGTGTGAGAAACATGGGTGATCTCTAGCAAGATGTTTTTCTGctcaacgttttttttttttacctttaaagtgcccctattatgccatgttaaaggtagttaatattgttgtaatagtctcttaaaacacaGTTTAAAatagttcaaaaaacactttagttttctccaaaattagatttaattttaccccgtttctaaatgattcgtaaacgactcgtgtgaagcagttcgaagaatcagtctctctaaacccctcctttgcgtgagccctcactgctgtgattgctcagatggtgcagtccttttggattggtctaccgcttcagcacaaaacgaaacgcccattgccataactgacagctgcggagacctgttaatgcatagaaaagatagcctcgattttaccctatcaattcgagccggagtctgacgatgaaacggttgaagtggcacatcgacaagaaactgttttgcaagcacgaccggagcaggacgtttctcagtgggtgtatgttaactgtggaaagtgcttgcaatttgcttttgtaagcgaaccgggcacacctctacgttgtgaacttcaacactgtacaatgcataacactgcgttaagccatcgtttatcattatcattacttaaactaataaggcagacagacagtcaagctgcatcaatcacaatttttagactacattgcactcacagctgaacaacagaactacagaaacgcaagttagccggttaccaataCATGAgcagggttgttacacaccataacgtacacaaagacgtattttgaacgatcgctagaaaatacaatcatcagttattaatcatacttacaggtaggagttcagaggagcaagccggtccaaataaactgggcactgatccattttttaaaaccaagcgtttggtgaatcccgcgttgtaacgttactccccaagattggaaaagctgtcatcagtaaaatgacgcgaacacaacacaagattggaattggactgctgaggtgttgaaaaaattaatgttaaccactcattcttggtagtttcatctttcggaagggcatataaaacaaattcactctcacatgCAGCGCAGGGCgtttcttgacatgatgtaacgttaatccacgtgaaaatggtaggcctactgtttgtgggcgggcaagttgttcgcgaaattgaacgtgggcggacattacgcaaatgtgtagctcgtgacgtgtggcggttacagaaaaaagattcgaattgctgacgactcgtttttttgttagacaaaaacttcatttgtcgtgcactgtcggcgtcacaactttgcagatagtttatgttcacatacagctacatgacacactacatgaaatatcatatttgaaaaggcataataggggcactttaatggtCAGGACAGTAGGAATAGAGACAATTGGACAGGTGAGAAGGGAACGGGAGCATGGTAAGTACCTTTAGCTTGGACTCAAACAATGTTAAAGCTAACTAGAAAGGACTTACAAGTGCAAGATGTTTAGTATaagagaaatatcttattcttcCAAGTTCActtaatgttgttttattttacttattggATAACCAAAGAAAACACATGAGAATCTTATATTTTAAAGTGCTGTGTTCTTTCTGTGTGCACGTGTGTGTGTCTCTCAATGGGCCTTATTCATTAAACACAAGCAGAAGTGTACATTTTTTGTAAAACCATTCTGAGGTAAACTTTCCAATTCATGAAAGtgtttgtattttcaaaatatttgtaaCTAATGCTGCTcatttatttctacattttattattttttatactcTAATGTCTCTGGACTCTTGAACACAGTGGCTCAGTAATGGGAGAAAGATCTATGTAATGTTTATATAGACGATGACTGACAGGAGGCTATGAAATATGTTAGATCCACTTTTACTTGTAACCGGCTTAATATAAGATCTTGCATAGGTTGCATATAACGGCAGTTTTAATGAATAATTCTATACCGGCTCTTTGTGTGAAGTGCCATACAGAGCTAGGGAcatattttcactgtttttggAGGTGCAAGCTCATTTCAAGATTTTGGAATTTATTGCTTACGAAATTAGCACTATTGCTTAAGATAAAAATACATTTGGATACTGGTCTCTTTCTGTTGGGGCTCCCTTCCGAAAGACAGGCAATGTCACTGACACTTGACAGAAAATTTAATAGAATTTTTGATAAACTGCTACTTGTGGCAAGGAAATGCATCCTtattaaatggataaaaaaacACTCACCCCTCTGTCACACAATTGTATAGAGAGATTTTTGTGGTTTTGCCACCTGAGAGGCTGGCAGCTGTACTACAGTAACATACAGAGCTTTCAGATTGTGTGGTCTCCTTCTAAAgcctagttcagactgcatgattttagccccgattttgactcgccgacaggttttgagaaatcgccgacaaatgcccgaaatcacaggcaaatcggtgctcgttcacgtgagtgacaatcacacagtgtgaactatcaaagacgcgatctgagagaatcgccgatgtgtcgccgacacccgtgagatatttggcatgttaaatatctggacctgtcggcgattcaaaatcatgccgtgtgaaaggtgatctgactgaaaataacgtcggcgattacctacagccaatgagacagcaacatccaggccagcgggaagttgggggaggagttacgaaggtattagaccacaatatcaacaagaatagcttcggcgtcttttcttttcgctgcaaatgagtgcacatgctatttgtatgacaagcttcttgcgggctaccatttttttataataataccagtctcatgtgagaacttgcacgcctgacctcgcgttgttttcatgtcacttctcgcgtgtgtttggttgtgagacgtagttcgcggaccgggacaaagttgtcggcgattcttcctattgtaaagtcatgcagtgtgaaaccccctgtcgccgatccatcgtgcagtgtgaatacagcagcgacagaatgctaccccagatagtcatgcagtgtgaaaacatctgtgatgcgattgctttgaaaatcgtgcagtctgaactcggctttaAGATCACTTGCCTCCAGACGTGAGAAAAATGGTTGTGTGTGTCAGTTAGGGTTTTTGGGTAGGCAGATCCCTCAAAAATGCATAAAGAATGGTCTTGGTTCTTTTGTGTTTAAAGttctttttgctctaaatgacaTGGTTATATTAGACATATCTGTGACAGTGTGCTGGGGTGTCAGGTTTCAGACAGTAGACAATGAGGgagaaccaaaacacacagatctgcgggggaaatgggagaaaccaacaagaaagtccgggggtgtgacattacctccccctcccggaaggcacgtcctcgtgccaacaaacaggaaaaaaaacaaactatacaaagtcttaggagggggtttgggTGAAGGACGGACTCCTGGGAGGAGGGTAAAATacagagtccagggtggtgacagaatagtccagggaggtgatgacggagggaggagccaaggaggtgacaggagggggctggagcagaaGGAGCCAagtgggacccagaacgcagccatgatggaatgccatggtggagccgatggagggaggagccatggtggaggagaagctgacgactccatggggccgaccgacggaggcggagcaggtggtggtagagcccaAGGCAGAGACAGAAAGCTGATGGtcatgggcgacaccgaggatccggagggccaaggtggaacccaaggctctgtcgaccaaggcggagatggagatccggagatccgcggcggagccggagcgacagaggaccaaggctgtgcccgcgggagggaggaggtccacagagccgatgggacggagcgacgaggcacagccggaggagtagagtccagaggcaaaggtggggcgacgactgaccagggcggagccggagggacgatggagcccggtggagctggtggaccgacggccgagacgagggagcagagagctggggtggagccgcagggtcggagggccgaggcggagtccaggatgagggatcctccagccatgacaccgatggagactggcagacctgcagcgaacccaccgcacagatggtgggctgagggtgagcaaggggacagacagaagacagcggggattcaggatggctggacggaaccagcggagattcaggatggctggacggaaccagcggagattcaggacggctggacggaaccagcggagattcaggacggctggacggaaccagcggagattcaggatggctggacggaaccagcagagattcaggacggctggacggaaccagcggagattcaggatggctggacggaaccactcgagggccgtcctcggacgacggcacTCTGCAAGAGCGTCGTCTGGATAGCTGGTGGtatttgctacaagctggaacatgatcgtaaatccccctgcttcagccggaggaggatgaactCTGGACGCAgaaaggaatccatgggggaacacaacggaaacaaaaagactgggaaaggAACGagaaacaaaacggggtggaatacgaaaaaaaacaaaaacattattggtCAGTCTTTCTGTCAGGTTTCAGGCAGCAACAGACGAACGTGTCAACGTGAAGCACAGGAAACACAGGGttgtaacattaaagaccgacaagaatccagggaaaaaacacacacacacacactaaatagacagactgattaataCATTCAGGtgtagacaatgagggagaaccaaaacacacagatctgcggggggaaatgggagaaaccaacaagaaagtccgggtgTGTGACATGGGGTGAGGAACagttatataatttatttgtcaCTGGTGTGTGTTGAAGAAGGCGCACGAAGACGAAATGCAATGACAAGTCGTTTAATAATATCCACAACAGGTAAATCCACACAAGAATGGCAGGAAAACACACACCAATGTAACTTCAAGATCAGACAATGTACACAGAACTGAAACCAACTTATAAAGACAGGATAATGATACAAGAACAGATGACGGTGATTAACTAATGAAGACTTAACTAGGACAGGAACAGGAAATTATCAAATATAGGTAACAGAGGGGGAAACCAATATGAACAGTCCAAAGGGGTGTgacattgtaattattttaataactggttagggctatattttgtaaacgcctgacaattatgcccgtgtgtgacgaataatgagcatgttttcatttacaaatgaaactatgtgaatgtTTCATTCTACATGAAAACACAATATTGTAGCCTATTTCTAATTATAGTATATTAATtagctgaaataaattaataattaaattcaaCCTTTCAACTGCATTGCAGTAAAAATACAAGTCATATAGCATAACATACTCATAGCATTTATGTAAATCTAACCCCAAAACCACTACTACAATAAGTTGTcagtggaaataaaaaaaaagacaatgttGTTACTGACCAATATCTGTGTAACGATTGAGCACAGGTAGACAACAGGCAGCGGGTCTAAATGCAGTTTAAGGTTCTTTAATAGTAATCCATAAAGAAAGACATCCAAAATACATGACAGTGGACCAAGTAAATCCACAGGAGGTAACACTCATCAACAACTCACACTAACAAATGCAGACAGGGTGTATCTGTCGCAGAAAAGGTTGTATTTGCTTTTAAGTATTTCAGtaatttattttgtgttaaaGTATTTAGTTCACAAATTTGGTATAATGTATCAATGTTCATTTGGAAATTGTACTTGTTAATTTGCAATAATGTACTTTGTTTATTGATATTGGTTTAGTAGAAAACATTTGGTTAAACTGTGGTAAAAACAGAAACATTGTACATATCTGaatgtcattttatttgtttcagtttttcacGGTGTCATGACGTTATGTGAAGAGATTGACAATATCCAAAAAGATTTCACAATGTTCAAGTGGTGTTGAAATACAATCAAGATGGCGATCACGATGATGCTTATTCTCTTTGCAAAGAAGATATTAAACATTACGACATCAGTTGAAGCGTCATTCTTTTAATCAGAAGAAAACAGTCAGGAGCCGTTACACAGGGGCTTTATATACACAAACACAAGTCTAAACAGGAAATGGAACACAGCTGAATCAGGTAGACACTAATAAAAACACAGCATGATGGGAAATGGAGTCCATGACCACAacaacaggcaggaacacaagaCAACACAGGACTGCCCACTAGTGCCTCAGTGGTGCAGGCAACAGGGCGTGACAATCTGATTGGTCAAAAGACTCACCTGTGAATAAAACACTTTTGTGTGTAAGTTACCTTTTCTGTTTGCTAACAGTGTTTacaattacatacatacatgactTTTTTATTTGTCGTTGATTACttctttattcattcattatttttttactaCTTCTTGCTGTTTATAGGTTTTCTAACATGAATAGAATGATGTGATACCATTAATGCTAATTTGACACTCTGGGTAAAcagtattaaaaacaaaaaaaatacatcaatGCAGCAACAATATTGTTATCTTAACTCTGATTGGTCAAGATACTTGAGGTACtgtataattattaaaatgtgcATATACAAATATTCATAATTCAttcatccctgttgaaaaaaaagcatatgctggttaggtaggtttttaTGCTGGTTAATCCAGGTCCTTTGCTAGTTGAtgatggtctttagctggtttatgctggtccttagctggtttatgctggtcctttgctggtttatgccgatCCTTTGCTTgttgatgctggtcctttgctgatttatgatggtcctttgctggtttatgctggtcctttgctgatttatgttggtccttagctggtttatgttggtcctttgctggtttatgctggtccttttctggtttatgctggtcctttgctgatttatgatggtcctttgctggtttatgctggtcctttgctgatttatgttggtccttagctggtttatgatggtcctttgctgatttatgatggtcctttgctgatttatgatggtcctttgctggtttatgctggtcctttgctgatttatgttggtccttagctggtttatgatggtcctttgctgatttatgctggtcctttgctggtttatgctggtcctttgctggttattgctggtcctttgctggtttatgatggtcctttgctggtttatgatggtcctttgctgatttatgctggtcctttgctggtttatgctggtcctatgcttgttgatgctggtcctttgctggtttatgctggtcccttgctggtttatgctggtcctttgctgatttatgatggtcctttgctggtttatgctggtcctttgctgatttatgttggtccttagctggttattgctggtcctttgctggtttatgctggtcctttgttggttttagctggtcattaactggtcataaaccagcaaaagtaccagcataaaccagtaaaggaccagcataaaccagcgtcaaaacctacctaaccagcttatgctgtttttttttcaacagggattgCTCTACAGGAAATCAAATTATAGAAACAGAATCAATCTACATTCTTAAGACAATGACACATTCAGAGTTATTGCATTGTGCCCAGCCCAGCAATTCTTGTGATTTCTCGAGCAGTTGCTGCCAGTTCATTTACTCCTTCTCTTAAGATATACTGAGTAGAAGCAAAGGACAATCCTGCAGCAACAACACTGCCCACACCTGGAAAAAGACTCAACAGATCTTTAGCGACAGCAGATGTTACAACTGCAGAAGAGAGTTTTACTGCAGTTATTGCTTTTTTTTGGATGGCATCAGCAAGCTTTGATCTGGCTCGATGTTCCTGCAAGGGTATGCCCACTTTTTTTGAAAGCCTTTTCAGTGATCTGTCATCCAAACCAAATGCAAAATAGCACCTTGCAAGGAAAAGAAACACAATGGATATATCACATACTACTGACACACCAGGCACAGGGACCGCTGCTACACCAGCAGAAATCAGAGATACGACCCAGGACAGACCTTTAAATAACTTGATCTTCTTCTCAAGACATGCAGCCGAGCACACAGGCCAAGCTTGTATAAGAGCAGATTGCTTATGGGCTGGAAGCTCTTCTAAGagtgtgtttttaagcatttcaaAATCAAACTTCCAGAATTCAGCAGATGATATCAGGAAAACTTTGGAGTATTTCATTTCTTTCAAGTTTTCTTGACAGTCCTTTCTTATTTCATCAAGGACTTTCTGCTCTTTAAATCCCCTTTTCCTTTGCTCTGAAGAAATGTCATTGTCAATCTTGGAACGAACAAAGTAAAAATCTTTCTTCTGTTTTCttatttctttagccagcatgataTCATTCTGCATGAACCTCTCAGagttaagaattaaaaaaaaatcatagaatTTAAAGTTGACCTCTTTAAGGTATTTATTTGCTTTGAAATTTGGACTTCCTATTCCAGGCAGGTCCCAGATGTTCACATTTGGCATTGTAGGATGCGTATACATGATGGCCTTCATTGTAGTTTCTGTGACTCCAGTAGGTGCGGCTCCTTCATCATCATCACTTAGTCCTCGAAGTGCATTTACAAAGGAGGATTTCCCAGATCCTGTCTTTCCAGTCACCGCGATGTTAAGTGTGACATGTAACAACTGGTCAAATGTTTCTTTCGCTTTTGCTGTAGCCCTATCCAGGGTGGACTCGCCTGATGAGCTTACTGCCTCCAAAACAGCACGGTCTTGAGTAGACatgttttatactgtaaaaattaTAGAACTACTTTAAGCATTACTTAttaagaattttaatttctgttaTAACAGTAACTTACAGTTTCAGTATTTTGATCCAGGTTCAAACCGGGTGCTTTTTAAGAAATGAAGTTAATAGAAAGGCCTATATGCAttgggcctcattcatgaaacacaagcagaacatatttttgtgtaaactgttcGTAAAGCCGTTCTGacgtttgtttgtatttttaaaatgttagttgCTACAAAAGAAATGTACACCTCCTCCCTACGATGTGTAAATGGTGCATTAAACCTTCTGTGTTCAAACTGATGATATTGAATTTATTTATGTAGCTAAAATTCATATAGGCGGAGATTATGAGAATCGAGAATGAGTGTGCACGAGTGCCCTGTTTACGAATGATTGGAATTCATTAACATACACGTGTTTAACTATCAAATCGGATGTTTTACATGCAAATTACTCATATATTTACGCAGGTTTCATGAATGAGGCTGAATGTTACATTTAAAGACAGAATCATAgccaaaaaaaaatctcacaatttaaTTATGGTGAACACTACAATTAAAAAGATCAAACAGACATAGCATTTGATGGTGTTTAATACTGACCTTCTTTCCCCCTGTGTTTTCCTTTGCCCTGTCAGTGGAAATAAAACCATGTTTCATAAAATAGACAAGAGGTTAATTTACTTCAGCAGCATCAAACTGCTGAATAAGATAAGTTTAAGGTTAACTAATGTTGTGGTAAATGCATAATggtttatgtttgtttatttattcaaaaatataattataatttatattaccTTCTTTGTTCCAGCAGGAGTTCCTGTATGGTATTTTTGAGAAAACTTGAGTTCTCCAAAATTCTTTTAATTGAGCTCTGTTGCTGTACAAGTATTTAAAGACAGAACATAAGTATGAGCTatattgaaagaaaaaaatataattatattttttcaaaCTTACAGTTGATTTCCATAAACGTGTTTGCTGTAAATGTAATAATGACTTATTCAACAAGAGGGATGGGTACTTATAAACTGGAGCAGGACATCCACCCATAGTTAGGGCTTGGCAAATCCAGGCACAGGGCTTTAACTCTTTCCTGGAATATTATGTTCAATAAACAAACGTACTTCCTTTTCTTCTAACAACTACTACCTCAGCGAATAAACATTTACCAGCAGATGTTTGAAGTTGTGACCTGCTGTGACATTGTTTCAGTTTCAGTtgacttttgaatggttttcatctgtttttttcttagtttttttttttttttttttttaacattggtttctgaatgattttaattttcttacagattttttttcttgttacaTATGATTGTTTGGCCGGCCTTGTTTAAACATGCTCTAGGAATAAAACTGAACTTGAACTCTATTTGGTTGCAAAAAGAATAATCACTCAAGAGCATAGTTCTGCTCACTAAAGCAGAAGGCATTTCTCGATTGTCATATGCAGCTTAATTGATTTCTGTTGACAAACACACAAGTAAACTAATTGATGGCATGTTGACAGCTACTGGCCTGGCATGCGTAACAATATTCATTAACAAAGTGCTTTTTTGTTTCCGATGAAAACcaatgtttttgtttaaattgtacttaattgttttgtttgattttactCATTTTGAATGGCTAATTTGTAAGCATCTCATTTAATTAATTTCAAATTATTTCTTATGTTACATTTAATTAATAGTATTGCTTTTAATCTGTTGCCACAATTTTATTGCGTAAATTTAGTgtatcattttttacagtgtagagtcGAGTTTAATTTCTCTCATTTGGGTGGTTTAGAAAGagaaaaacttaaattaaacttTCTACATTTTACAAACTTGCTACCTGGAGTCTTATTTATGAACACAACTTTTCCACTCAAAATGTTTCTATCTGtaataatgaaaatattataaGGTATATGGTTTAATAACAGGTTGTTATTAGTGAGTCAGTTATTTAATAATGAAGGGACTTTACTTACGTTTAAAGACTTTaccttaaaatacaataaaaacatacattaaaaa is part of the Garra rufa chromosome 1, GarRuf1.0, whole genome shotgun sequence genome and harbors:
- the LOC141339117 gene encoding endonuclease domain-containing 1 protein-like, giving the protein MRLLVTSVLLVLGFPFITTSVVDSFSACNDFFEKEKPPEIEGVLKNSVSQDNNRYKLICQRHDGNYRYATLYDTTARIPLFSAYKYTGLYKKRPHIQWMIEPQLEPLDGTMSEPAANQASQRDYLKPDELEISHLFGVIQGLQRDYQKKDELEIGHLFPNSHAPDETTAESTFTLTNTVPQWGTFNRGSWRRMEQKVRDDMLDYCRDQDNNANILAYVLTGAVPGNKLLNKRVNIPSHMWTAFCCYNFKSKEWVSKAHWADENTPNPIPEKTLKELEDFLSDKFKPSELFSERCYPYFKHESLAIPEDNEHASWFFLF
- the LOC141338975 gene encoding interferon-inducible GTPase 5-like: MSTQDRAVLEAVSSSGESTLDRATAKAKETFDQLLHVTLNIAVTGKTGSGKSSFVNALRGLSDDDEGAAPTGVTETTMKAIMYTHPTMPNVNIWDLPGIGSPNFKANKYLKEVNFKFYDFFLILNSERFMQNDIMLAKEIRKQKKDFYFVRSKIDNDISSEQRKRGFKEQKVLDEIRKDCQENLKEMKYSKVFLISSAEFWKFDFEMLKNTLLEELPAHKQSALIQAWPVCSAACLEKKIKLFKGLSWVVSLISAGVAAVPVPGVSVVCDISIVFLFLARCYFAFGLDDRSLKRLSKKVGIPLQEHRARSKLADAIQKKAITAVKLSSAVVTSAVAKDLLSLFPGVGSVVAAGLSFASTQYILREGVNELAATAREITRIAGLGTMQ